In Schizosaccharomyces osmophilus chromosome 2, complete sequence, the following proteins share a genomic window:
- a CDS encoding Schizosaccharomyces specific family with conserved tryptophan — MSLKKWPWSEDFQKIPGLGNVLSDEQLTPNRKHISVTDRTTGDENSSKRFKTENPDSKEKLTENKPDDSKESKLMLNALLEQQKRLWDCFEEWRNQNSKGNDTAVNSNAINSFLGNTMTSMGGPSLTTKELSRFQLDLKNKEEDQPDSSLHNVPAKLAGSNAFQKNELYNQLKDNIHSLEQERLSLNEVSEGRIRKFQRELQSLRLEHQDVISEKENEETHLKELELTLAKKKRSAAILEKDKLSLVSQHEETCLHLRDICSLYLGDDIGTRLLLKLQNRLKRERLNLLKQNLKYNDHDSKIYMSYLKIKERLTNLNLTDKHASISTQSNDENSNENLLPAKLRPNEINLILYQLKTQGDSIGGKHQQINQLLDSADVMLDEITEKSSASAHKLSSICNSLVDHCHQLAKFGHERTENEERVANKNKILAEKNRRYYKLQNDVEESSLSPASSYSSGSDTPTSFRSTSKVEPYILRYLANVSSFRDDEKTWHIVESRYRKLTNRRIEPLDSRGPLSGLPASTVSCKESTPRYITLLYIHITIRETNKVIWISEVHCDGVVRGVGHHIKKGSAMQIAATQAAQCYQDMDEASIMSKGFNDSEVLKEIFLGRPGLSSVNNNSHNHGMKMNNVNVESRNHHFQRGTDSRRPYYKPSRSRTTPYL; from the exons atgtctttaaaaaaatggCCTTGGTCTGAGgacttccaaaaaatccCAGGACTTGGAAATGTATTGAGCGATGAGCAGCTAACACCAAATCGAAAACACATCAGCGTTACAGATAGAACGACTGGAGATGAAAACTCAAGCAAACGTTTCAAGACTGAAAATCCAGACTCCAAGGAAAAATTAACTGAGAACAAACCGGATGATTCCAAGGAAAGCAAACTTATGCTTAATGCGTTACTAGAACAACAAAAACGACTTTGGGATTGCTTTGAAGAATGGAGAAATCAGAATTCCAAAGGGAACGATACCGCCGTAAATAGCAATGccatcaattcttttctggGGAACACTATGACCTCCATGGGCGGACCATCATTAACGACGAAAGAGCTATCCCGTTTCCAATTGGacttaaaaaacaaagaagag GACCAGCCTGATTCGTCCTTACATAATGTACCCGCTAAATTAGCAGGAAGTAATGCTTTCCAGAAGAATGAACTGTATAACCAACTAAAGGATAATATT CATTCTCTGGAACAAGAAAGATTAAGTCTTAATGAAGTATCGGAAGGGCGTATACGGAAGTTTCAAAGAGAGCTT CAAAGCCTTAGGCTTGAACATCAAGACGTGATTtctgaaaaagagaatgagGAAACACATCTCAAAGAGCTAGAGCTAACTTTG gcaaagaagaaaagaagcgCCGCTATcttggaaaaagacaagCTAAGCTTAGTGTCCCAGCAT GAGGAAACGTGTCTTCACCTAAGAGATATATGTTCGCTCTATTTAGGCGATGATATTGGTACAAGACTTTTGCTAAAACTTCAAAACCGACTGAAGAGGGAACGGCtcaatcttttgaaacaaaacttgAAGTATAATGACCATGACAGTAAAATCTACATGTcctatttaaaaattaaagaacGTTTAACAAACTTAAACTTAACTGACAAACACGCATCAATTTCAACTCAAAgcaatgatgaaaattcCAATGAAAATCTCCTCCCAGCAAAGTTACGACCTAACGAAATCAATCTAATCCTGTATCAATTGAAGACTCAAGGAGACTCAATTGGTGGAAAGCACCAACAAATCAACCAATTGCTGGATTCAGCAGATGTTATGCTTGATGAAATTACAGAAAAATCATCTGCGAGCGCGCATAAGCTAAGCAGCATTTGCAACAGTTTAGTCGACCATTGTCATCAATTAGCTAAATTTGGGCACGAAAGAACGGAAAATGAAGAACGCGTcgcaaacaaaaacaagattttagctgaaaaaaatagacGATATTATAAATTACAGAACGACGTTGAAGAGAGTTCCTTAAGCCCTGCGAGCTCCTATAGTTCTGGTTCTGATACACCCACTAGTTTTCGAAGCACCAGCAAAGTTGAGCCTTATATATTACGTTATTTGGCGAACGTTTCATCATTTAGAGACGATGAAAAGACCTGGCATATAGTCGAAAGCCGATATCGGAAACTTACAAATAGGAGAATAGAGCCATTGGACTCAAGGGGACCTTTGTCTGGCTTACCGGCTTCAACCGTTAGTTGCAAGGAAAGCACACCGCGATATATCACACTtctatatatacatattaCAATCAGAGAGACGAACAAGGTTATTTGGATATCTGAAGTTCATTGTGACGGAGTTGTCCGCGGTGTTGGACATCACATCAAAAAGGGTTCAGCTATGCAAATAGCAGCAACTCAAGCAGCTCAATGTTACCAG GATATGGACGAAGCATCCATTATGTCAAAGGGCTTCAACGATTCCGAGGttctaaaagaaatctttttagGTCGTCCTGGCTTAAGCTCGGTGAACAACAACTCTCACAATCACGGcatgaaaatgaataatgTGAATGTCGAATCAAGGAACCATCACTTTCAAAGGGGAACCGACAGTAGGCGTCCGTATTACAAACCAAGTCGAAGTCGTACTACACCATACTTATGA
- the mug191 gene encoding alpha-1,6- mannanase yields MTGDKYLDGGLAALQKCYKSFFDKLSDKMGSAENVSGTYDDGGSHIYLVWSVAVYAEAMADSLKFTNKYEKKFENVFQCLKKYWSPEYNACCASYYFQGNSDVYFDDNAQVAIALATAGYYTSNSSRKKQYIDRAEAIIAFIINKGWNQQKGGVAWHVNSGSPPHANLNACSTAMSSLGALRLAYAVDDPKKKQQLVSFAWNCVQWIEDNLVDNTGLVCDGLNLNDGNWGLDSTKFTYNTGATLATMALLLGFNDIIKGLPNIDKIHSYLENMASAALNTSGDMYDQSCKTDFKVWKDNTFFAQHLSEGLMGFSFAMPNSSLAKPAQQMVFEQADFVMNYVRDSKDGLYFRDLNIYKISPDLTNTFNKIFHANQQFQPDKDEREQGNGPVEKLPLCKSLIGSSGAVRMLFPAAEIIVRKDNPQSGPILGGRPASGQKNKGCFIC; encoded by the coding sequence atgaCTGGCGATAAATATTTGGACGGTGGTTTGGCGGCCCTGCAAAAATGCTATAAATCCTTCTTTGACAAGCTTTCCGACAAGATGGGAAGCGCTGAAAATGTGTCTGGGACATACGACGATGGTGGTAGTCATATTTACTTAGTTTGGTCGGTTGCCGTGTATGCCGAGGCAATGGCAGATTCTCTCAAGTTTACAAACAagtatgaaaagaaatttgaaaatgtgTTTCAATGTTTAAAGAAATACTGGTCTCCAGAGTACAATGCATGTTGCGCTAGTTACTATTTCCAAGGAAATAGTGATGTCTACTTTGACGATAATGCCCAAGTAGCCATTGCTCTCGCCACCGCCGGGTACTATACTTCGAATAGCTCTCggaaaaagcaatacaTCGACAGAGCCGAAGCCATTATTGCCTTCATCATCAACAAAGGTTGGAACCAGCAAAAGGGCGGTGTCGCTTGGCACGTCAATTCTGGTAGTCCTCCTCATGCCAATTTAAACGCTTGTTCCACTGCCATGTCCTCTCTCGGCGCTTTGCGACTTGCTTATGCCGTAGATGacccaaagaaaaaacagcaGCTTGTTAGTTTCGCTTGGAACTGTGTCCAGTGGATTGAGGATAATCTGGTCGATAACACGGGTCTCGTTTGTGATGGTCTTAACTTGAACGACGGCAATTGGGGTCTTGACTCGACCAAGTTTACTTACAACACCGGTGCTACTTTGGCTACTATGGCTTTGCTCCTCGGATTCAATGACATTATCAAGGGCCTTCCCAATATTGACAAGATCCATTCTTACTTGGAAAACATGGCATCCGCCGCTCTTAACACAAGTGGTGATATGTATGATCAATCCTGCAAGACCGATTTTAAGGTTTGGAAAgataatactttttttgcCCAACACCTTTCTGAGGGTTTAAtgggtttttcttttgccaTGCCTAATTCTTCTCTCGCCAAGCCTGCTCAGCAAATGGTTTTCGAACAAGCAGACTTTGTCATGAACTATGTTCGCGATTCTAAGGACGGTCTCTATTTCCGTGAtttgaatatatataaaattaGCCCAGACTTGACAAATACTTTTAACAAAATCTTCCATGCTAATCAGCAGTTTCAACCTGACAAGGACGAACGAGAACAAGGAAATGGCCCCGTTGAAAAACTACCCCTCTGTAAGTCTTTGATTGGAAGCTCTGGTGCTGTTCGAATGCTCTTTCCCGCTGCTGAAATTATAGTCCGTAAAGATAATCCTCAGAGTGGTCCTATTTTAGGAGGAAGACCTGCGAGTGGCCAGAAAAACAAGGGCTGTTTTATATGCTAA